DNA from Athene noctua chromosome Z, bAthNoc1.hap1.1, whole genome shotgun sequence:
GAGTCACTATTCCTGTTGATTCTTGTCCTCATGGCCAACCTGGAGCTTTTCGGTACTCAGCAGCAGCCGACTACCGCTGCCGATAACGGGGCGCTGGATGGCGCCGAGGAGGATCCTGCTGCGGCTTTCCTGGCGCAGCAGGAGAACGAGATCGCAGGCATCGAGAACGACGAGGGCTACAGCATCCTGGAGAGCGGCGAGGTGCCGGCAGCGCTGCACGTTCTGGATGGCTTTGTTTCGGGTACGCGTGAAGGGACGGGGACCCCCAGTCCACCGCCCCTCCCCGTGGCGGGGGGCCCCGCGGACGGAGGCGCGGTGCCAGGCGCGAGGAGGAGAGAGGTGCTGGCAGGATAGGGCTTCGTAGCTTCCATTCTCCCGCCCAGGTAGGGGAGAACGGTGCTGATGGGACTCTCGCCTTGGCTTTCTGCTCCGAGCACATGCTGCCGGTGAGCAGGGCCTGGCTGTCTGGGAATGATCCCGCTAttagggctgggctgggcaggtaTGTCATCTTGGTCGTCCTTGGTGTGTTCTGCCTCGTGTAAATTATATTTCAGTAGCTTGTTGAGAACACTGCAGAGTAACTCTTTTCTTCTCTAATCCAGGAGCCTGCCTAAAATGAAGATCCGCTGAAAGCAGGATAAGTCATTGTGTTGTGTTCTGACTCTTGCGTTTCTGTCTTCAGAGTCAGTGATCTTAGTCTTAAAAGTATGCTAGCAGTTGAGCTAATGTTTAATTTTCTAACCCTCTAGCCTTTGTTTCTTGCTAACCTTTGTACTGAATGTGAGAAAGCTGACACTGCAGTATACACATTCTGAGGAGGGTGCATCTGTACGTTAGGAACTAAAGGTTAGTGTTTTCCGTTAGATTATGGTAGCTAAAGCAGCCCTGAACGAATACTTACAGTTATGAAACATTTCGTTTTTTACGGAAGTCTAAGTTGAAAGGAGTTGTGAAAGTAGGATGATGCTGCCCTTAACTGATGGTTCAGCAGTCTTGGAAGGCTTTGCTTGTACTTGCCACTGGGACTATAGGAACCTACTTGCTCTCATGTGACACCCCTACATCACTTTAGGAAGATGCTGCTCTTCTTCAGATTGAAGTTGAATAACTTTGCTCCCCTGTTTTGTTGAAACATTTTTAGAATTAAGCTCTAATTATGCAGCCTTATTTCCGAAATGACTGGCGTATCTTATATATGAGGATGCAGGTTCATAGTATCTCTTGGAATAAATTGAGTAATGGAGACCTGCTGCTTCTAGTGCTTATTTAGTGGTAATGCAGACCTTAGAGTCAGCTCATTTGTAAAGTTCAAAACATATGGACTGTGTATTTCCTGTAAAAAGGGTGTTTACAGGGGAGTAACTTGCTCAAGCCCTACAAAATGAGGATAATCATTATCAGAACACCATCCTGTTTTGATATTAGACATAACTTCTGTGTATAGTGCAGAAAGAGACACAGTGGACACTTCCTTGCTTACTTTCAGAAGTCTCAGACAAGCATTATACCTTATATGGTCATGACATTCCAAACAGACTCTGGAACATCGAAGTAGCTGTTTGAGGACTAATTTATTTGGAGAAAGTTCTGACACTGGCCTTTTTCGCAAGGTGCTATATCCAACTATATCCATGCCTTCTCTACAGGTGTGTAGTGTAGCTATTGCAGAATGATTCCTTGGAAATATCAACTTGTTTAATACTTCTGGATTGGCTTGATATGTCAAAGTagttcttcagctgcttttcaagAGTATTTCTCAAGTTATGTACGTTCACTTGTCATGGAATGTGAAACTGTTATTGGAGAACTTTCTCTATAAAGAGGGTCATAAAATAATGAATATGTTAATATGATCTAAGGATCTGGGAAATCTAGTGTGATCTGTATGTCATCTTGCTTTCTTATATGCTCTGGGATTTCATATATGCTCTGGCCTGTTAAGTATGCATAACAGATTGTGCGTGTGGACTTCTGGTGGTCccatttttttaacagaacatcTATTTGTTGACTGTCAGAGCCAGTACTCACTCCCTCCTTGTTAAAAAGTGTGGACTGCAGCAGTGCAAAAATATTCTGGTTCAGGCATAGTGACAAATGATCTCATGACTTCTGCTGCCATTTGTGTCTAAGGTTTCTTGTCTGATTTCTATCCTAACAAATATCAGACAGCTCCAGTCTCTAGTGTGTATTAGTTTATTAATACTACTAATAacataaaattataataaatataataaatttaaTACTTAATAACAGTAAACTGTTTTGTAATTAAGTAGGTGAATGCaaatttcttactgaaataaTACACATTCTTACATGGAACCTTAAGTATCATGATCAGGGGTTTGTGGATTTACTTTTTTAACTGTAACCTTTCTGAACTTATTTACGGGTCTTTTGGAtaagttttctttctaaatatgCAGCCAAAAGCCATAACTCAGGCAGCTCTTATGTGGTTTGAAGATCTTCAGATACTGTGAGAAGCAGTCACCAGTGttttgaaatagaaatagaaacATGGTGTCTCACACAACTGTTTTTAAATTGcaggcttttaaaagaaattagacAAATATATGGACAGTAGTGAACTCCATGAACATCAATATCTGGAACTAATGTTAGTatatatttctgttaaatgtaGTAATGGTGGATACTGAATGAGTGGGGGGGTGAATGGCAGAATTGCCAAGCTCATGTGTCGCCTTAGCATCACTTCATATTGCCATGGTCAGGATTGGAATACTGGCCTGAATCAGTAGGCGATCTATTATGTAAATAGATATCATGTTCAAGCTTCCTGGGCATGTGAAAACTAATCTTATTTCCCTTGAAATATGAAGCATAATCACTGCTTCAGAAAACAGGAAGTACTGTATAAATCAAGTAATACAGTGCTATTGCCTAGTTATTAGTAAGTAGGTCTTTTGTGAGATTTCCTTTTCAGTGATAAATCAATACCTGCATTTATTTACAGTTAAATTCTTTAATTCTCTCCAGTCCAACAATACTAGGTCTTCAGGTTATAGCAGTTCACTTTATATGTCCTCTGAGCAGGAGAGAGTGAGTTCAGGTTGAAGTATATGGCTTCTAGAACCTGTTTGTCAATATAAAAACCTCGAGACAGCTTGTCAAGTAGCTTCTTATGGAGAATTACAttcaaagaaaagcagttttatatGTTAACGATCATGGAAATACATACAAGTTTAATGCAGGCAGTCTAGTCTCAAACATTGCCTTCACAGTTTCAAGGTctgttatttttatatgaatttgAATGAATAACATTTCTCCATCTTCTGAAGAGACTCAAGAGCTTCTCTAGCAATTAAGAAACTTAATTGCATTTGGTGGTTTGTCCATAAACCATATTTAATAGCCTTTGAGGGACTGAGTATCTACTCACTTGAAAATGATTTAGAATTGTTTCTTCCTGTCTCTCTAGTTAACACAACAGACAGGAAGAGTTACTTGTTTGTGACtatggatattttttcttaatagttcgAACAGccattgttttcagtttttctgtgcaGTCAGTATCTTGAGTTTTCAGTGCACTGTAAGGTAGCACTGAGAAAGATATAATAAAGGAATGGTACCTGCTAAACTTGTATTTGTTGTCTCGTGGTGACACTGCACTATTATGAAGCTCATGGCAGAAAAGCCTATTTTACTGTTTACAAAGTAAAACTACATCTGCTGGGAAATGACAGAAGCTCTTATGGCACAGCATTATTGCAGAGAGGAAGGTGTGGTCTAGTACTAGCCTACTGATTATATTGAAAATGAGGGAACTCTAATGGGTTTTGGTATGACAGCAGGTTAGAACTAAAACACATGAAAGAAACTCTCTGACCTGCTTCCCCTTATTTTGCACACACACGTGAGAATAAGTTATGGCTAGAAAAACTATTTCTTCCTCAGTTTCTTGCTTAACTATATAAACAAAAACTTCTGAGAAGATTCTTCTTTCTCATCATCTTATGGATTGAGAGGTAGATGAAGAGGAAGCATGATTTGTGCCCTAAAGAAGAAGGATGGGAAGCTGAAGTTACTCAGCCTTAGGCCAGAATATATTAAAGTTGGTTATGTTCTTTTGTTGCTTTAACTATAGCTACTAGTTCACTCGAAGTGTTAATAAAGAAGTACTTATTGTTTAAAAGAGAAGCTGAAAGTAGctcataaaaaatacttttctgtatgGTCATATTGAAGTTCATTTCTTCTGCATGAAGACACTGTTCAAAGCACACCTGGATAGGAAGACCTCAGGAGGAACGAGTCCATGCATTAAGAGATGTTTGGACTTGGGTTAGAAGAGCTACCTCTGCAAATTCCTGCCTTTGTTCAGGTAGCTGTTGTCTTTTACGTTGAGAACAAGGCTAAGCAAACTTCCTTTTGTGCCAAGTAGTACTGAGTCTGGTATTAATGCAAGTAGTTGTTTTATAGTATGTGATCATCATTGTGATAAACCTCTGAAGCCATATGTTGACTTGTAGGACTGAAGTGACAAAACTGTCAGTGTATTTATCTTTGAACTACCTAGCCCTTTCTTTTGTAAACTCTAGTAAATGTGGAAGGCACTGATTCTAGCTGTCTGTTTCTGGCAAGCTTGACTGTTGTTTCTCTCCTGAAAATGCAAGGTAGTTGATATGGCTTATCCTCTCTCAACCTTTACAGAATCTAGAAAGTGGGTGGAAGTTCATTATTACCCTATTGTCAGAATGTGTTACATAGCTGTAGATGTTTGGACATGTTCTCTGCAACAGTACCCTTAGAAATAAAGCTTTATCTTAAGTTCAGAAACCAACACGAAGGAATATGGACCATTACTAATTAGAACAGTTCTAAATGTGCAATGTTAACTTCATGAGCTTCAAGATGCAATAGAATAGACTCTGAAGCCAGTAGAGAGCTCTCATTGTAATGGTTGATGAAAACATGATAGCAGTAATAGGTGTTTTCCATGAAAAGTCAGGTATGAAATGATGTTTCTGTGGACAAAATCTGATACACAACTAGCATTGATTATTGATGTGAAAGCTGGCAAGCAGATAATATTTCTAGACTTAATACTGAATTACACAAACACTGAGATTGGAGAGCTCAAATGAGAGAATGTTTGACTATTGGTCTTGTTCCAGTTAGCATACTTGTATTGGCATATGACAGCGTGCTGGTACAGTGCGATTTCCTCTTCTGCCTGCAGTATGCTCAGTCAGCATGCTGACTCTGCATCTTAAACACAAGTTCTAGGGAGCTCAAAACAGATGggaagtttttaatatttttaatgcttctaACGTGGGTGCCCTCTGGAAACACTTTGCTCTGTGACTGTTTCTTACACAGAAGAAAAGTGGCCGGCCCTAAGACAAACACATCCATTTTATCTCAGCTGCAGCCCTCAGCAATGGTGGTGTTCTATCAGCAGACTACTAGTCTGAAGacctgaataatatttttttgtataacAAGAAAACTTAATCATATTATTACATTTCTTGGAAGAACCTTCAAGACTTATTAGCACTTTCACCTAGTTGGTTAGTCAGTGTTTCCCAAGGAGTCTCTCTCATGAAACAACTGCCTTCCTTCTGGAGATGAGAACTACATATATTTGAAGGCTAGCCTCTCTTGGGTGTTCTAGCAATAAATAGGTGTCTCCAGTTTGATTGAATGTGTTAATTGCTGTCTGCTCTTCCAAGGAACGCAGAGTGGGAAGCTGGCTTATTCAAGCTGTTAATGTCAATGTGAGTTATAGACCCTGGCTTAGCTTTAATTGCAGCCTGTCAAAACAAAGTGAATAGCTGCAGCATGTGTCTGTAGTGCAGATGGGCTTAAAGTGAAGGACATTGAAGTGTAAGCATGTTTTCTTTGTGGGCTTCAGTCTTCATAAACCTGTTTAGTAGAACTGTTAATTGTAGCTGTAACTGCCCAAGTCAGTGTATGTGCAGTGATGTCTACAAATCTGCTGTGAGGGAGCTTCCACACTGACAGTAAGTGATGTGCAGGGTAGCTGCTGTGAAGCAGACAGGTGCTGTTAGCTTTATGTGCCTCTCAAACCAGTTCTTTTTGACTTCTGTAACTTGCAGAGGAGTAGCAATCAGACAGAATAGCTACTGCCTTTCAGATGTAGGAGTCTAGTTAGAAAATACTAGATTCTCTTAACTGCTGAAAAGCTAGTTTCTGTTAACTTGAGGCATCCCTTACTGAAGTTAGTAACTATGTTCTTGGAGACTAACATCTTCCAACTTAACTATCATGTTTGAACTAATGACTTTACAATCCTCTACCTAATACAGTTAATGATTGCTGTTCAGGGCTCAGGGTTAAGGAAGGCATAAAGGAGTATGAAGAGCTTCCTTTAGGTGAAGGAAGCTCTTTCCTTTAACTTCCATTAAGTGCCATTAATGCTACTAGCATGAAACTGGGGCATACATAGCTGCAAAGAAATAGAGGATACAGCAGCATAATGCTCTTAGGTTTAGGTGAATTAGCTATCTTATTTAAGAAGGTGCAAAATAATTTGTCTGTTTACTGTTGTGTGACTTTGATACAGTCTCTTCTTCCACTGGAGAGTACATAAACATGGTAAAAACACTTCTGTGTGATAAATGGTGGCACACTGAGACAAAAATAGTAACATGACTTATGTCACACAAGCAGATACTATGTTGCACTGTTCCGGAGAGGTGCCTTGCTGAGATTTAGCAGTTCTTGAAAATCTTGGTGTGTTTTACATAGAGATTTAAATAGTTTCACAAACTCAAATATTTGTCTCACAACTGACATATGTTCCTTATGGTTGTGTTTTACTAAGGTGAAATTTTAGGGTTTTGGGGCAAAGATTCCTAGCTGATCCTGTTCCTGAGGCTATACTGCCAGTGTCACTTCAGAGGGAATAATGCTGTAGCTGAAGTACGAGGCTATCAAACATGTCATCACAGAAGGTAGCAGAAAGGTGACTTTGCTAGTAATGTTAGCTCTGTCTTTTAAGCTGATTAGGAATTAGGAGGTAGCCAACTAGGATAAGAATTACTCAGTGTTGTCTGCAGGATTGTTCCAGGTAGAGACTAGAACAGCAGGTGTCACGCTTCTTAACTTCTGAACAGTTGTCTAGTAGTCTCTCTAAGATAGGGAGGAGAAAGTGGCAGTAATTTTAGGACACTGTTTGTAGCAGCTTCTCATGCGGTGTCAGCTCTGCTGTTTATGTAGCCTGAAGCATGATCTCATGATGATGAAATGACCTTGTATTACCTGTTCTGCAGAATAATGGCTCATTTGGTTTTGTGTCCTGTCCAGAAAAGTGCAGAGACAAGGAAGTGACCCTGCAGGGTACCAAGTAACACTCATTGTAAAGTTTTCCATACAAGTTACTGAAATCTGTAAATCtggctgttctgtcttttctcaaATGGCTAAACTGCAGTTACTTCTTTACAGGTGCTGTTGATGGGGTGATTAACGGAGATGTCTATCAGGTAAGATGTACTTAGAATGTGCTGTTCTACTCTGAGAACTTTACCTTAATCTAGactaatattttccatttcttgtcTCTAATGTACTTGTAAGTTCCTCTTCAGAGAGGACATAAATTCTGATTGTTTATCTCATAAAGCTGTTAATGTTCTTAATAGGCTCCTCCTCTGGATTTAAGAGGCAACTTAAGCAGCAGTCCATTTGGAAATATGGCTTACTAGGACATAACCACTGTAAGCAGTCTGTCAGGCTCTGTGATATGATTTAACATTGACTTGCCACTGCCTAATAAACTGAAAGCATGCTCTGACTACCTAGcttaaagcatatttttctgaATTGCTTAAGGATAATTCATGCATCCTGTTTGTCTTACCAAAATTGGTTTTACAAGGAGCTGACTGAAAACATTATACATTTCTTAGTGACATAAAGTTGCATTAAATTAAGCTGCTGGCTAAGTAGCTTATTGATGGTGTGAAAACATGGTAGTCATGGTAATAATAAAAAGGAGGAGATACTTGCTTTATTAGTGTCAAGGATGAATGAGGCATACTAAAACAATCACTGTGTTGTAACTGAATTTCACACCAGTTTGGGTAAGGCATTACCTTTGCCTGGTATCAAAGTCAGCTAGATAGCCCAGATTAAATTAATTCTTGGGAAAGGGGCAGTGTATGAGCTTCTTCGCCATAGAGTTTTAAGTGAATGCTGAGCTTTGTGTAGAAACAAACAGCTTTCACGGCTGCTAATATTTTTATATCCTCACCATTGCTGTGAGATGGATGGGAAAACTATATCTTACTAGCCCTTTGTGGCTCCATATATAGCCAAAGGTAGGTACCTTGATTTTGTGTTTGCAATTCTAAGTGACAAGCTGTTTTGGGTGATAGAAATTCCTCTTAATGAGGAAGAACAGACTGAATGGGCTATACATAACTTTTGTTTTAGCTACCTGTAACTAGTTTGGCTGTGCAACTGGccaatttattttgttttggattGCTTGTGAAGCCTGGTGCTACTGCATCAGTGTAGCTCCATTTCTTTGCATTATTCCTCCATTGAGGGCTAGATGCAGCCAAGTCTGTCATTAGCTGCAATCCATCTGGTGCTGCCAGGAGTGGTATTTCTTGGGTCTGTTAGGAGTAGAGTGAACGAATAAAAGTTGTTGGACTTGAAGTATCCTCTGTGGCAAATAGCACAATATTCATTAGCTTTGAGAATCTAGTGTATTAATGATAGCCCTTTCCATTGCAAGTTCTTGAGCTATTGTATAGTAAAAGGTGTGCTGTACTCGGACTGTTTTGATGCTTAAATGTTGAAATGCCTCCCGTGTCCTAAGCTGAATACAGCAATCAATATTTTGTAGTGTCTTTAAAGGACATTGCCTTTTAATATCAATTAAATTCTCAAATGTCTCCAGTAGACAAGTAAGTTACAGAGAATGTTTTAAGCTCCTATGcacaaaactgtaaaaaaattaaaaattactttcacaGCAAAAATTTAAGGTGAAATGAATTGGAGGATCTTTAGGCCTACAACTGCATAATGAGGTGCTGGGTATTTTTTCTGCGTTCTTCAGGTGCAGAGCTCTGGCACAGTCTGCCCACTTGACTTGAATTTGTGTTTGATCCGTGATTGCTAGAGGCATTCCTGTATTCATTTACTTTAATCCTGCTGTAATTTGTGTCAGGATGTTTTTTCATGTTAATGGTGGAAATGCAGTATAACATCAGATGAATGTGTTATGTGCTCAGTTCAAATAGAGTCTTAATTTTATGTAGCTTGCAGGCCGTTACCTGAAATATTCAGTTGTCATGTATAAATGACATTACTATTCCTTCCCTTTAAGGAGAGTAATGGTCCAACAGACTCCTGTGCTGCCATATCCCAAGTAGATCGACTGCAGTCAGAACCAGAGAGTATTCATAAATGGAGAGAGGAGCAAAAGGAGCGCTTGGAGCATCTTGGTAAGGAGGATGTTTGTTGCAGGAGTGTTCTTGCTTGTGAGTAACTTGATggcagcttctgcagcagcagaatTCTCAACTCTGGCTTCTGGCTCTTCAGAATCTAACATGCTTCTTGAGTTTGAGCAGCAAGCCTGGATGAGTCTTCTAGTAAGCAGATTTAATACTGGTGTAGGAGTCAGCAGACAAGTGGCCCTCTGAACCTTAAGAGTATTCATGTGGTCTGCCCTTTACTTACAAATAAGCTGACAGAAAATGAACAGCTTTTATCAGAAGAAAAGAGTGAATAAATACTGCAGCcatcaggatttttttcaaattataaaGATTGCTCATTTTGTAATTGTTGAGGACATCTGTTGTCACATGGATCTTAATCTAATACTTAAGTAATGGACTAGTAACTAGCTAAATACAGCTGTCAAATGCAGTGATATATACCTGTGGACAGCTTCTATGAGCCTACAAACTGGTATGCTTTCCACTTATATTagggaggaggctttgcttgaaATTGTTAGGATAGAACCTTCTGTACTATGTAACTCTGGGTAAAGCTCagcctgttgctgctcttctgggCTAGTTACAGCAGATGAACTTGTCTTGAACTGTAGGCTGGTTGAAAAAACATGCTGAATGCCAGGCTTCCTCACTTTATCTAAGCACAGAGTCTTTACTGAGCTTTGTTCTAGTGCTAGCATAGCAAACTGactgtttctggttttgaataGTTTGCAGGCAAACAGACTTACTGAATCTGAATTAGTCTACAAATGCCTATTCTAAACTGGAGTGTACTAGTTATGCAGTGCAGGCATCCTGTTTAGCTAATCCTCTGAATATTTAGAGTTGTCATGGTCCAAATCCGGAAGTCTGCACCCTGAGCCATCAGCTGAAATGTTAGCAAGATCCAAACATGACTGACAAATCAATTCTTACATCTTCAGATGTGAACTCACGAAAGCAGGAagcagaatggaaggaaaaagcaatAAAGGAGTTAGAGGAATGGTATGCAAGGCAAGATGAAAAGCTCCAGAAAACAAAAGCCAGCAACAGGTAAGTTTCTCCAGCCATCTGAAGAGTTTCATACTGGGTATGAAAGAAATAGGGGAGAGAGATTAAAATAGTTCTAGTATGTCGTAAAACACTAGTCCTTCAGATCATTAAAGTAACCTGTCCTACTGAGAAATGGGTCCCCAGTGGTAGACTATCTTTTTAAGTTTTCTTAGAATTTAGATTAAATGTCCAAGAATAGCAAGATAAAACATGAAGGTTATGAACCATAATTACTGAAGATTCTTTAAGATACAAAGTTTGAACGTGGCCAGAAGTTGTTTTAGTCTGCCCACTTTTTTGCATGCTCCTAGCTGCACAGGTCTTCAGTGACTGTAACTATACCTTGAGACTAGCAATCTTGTTATCTTTAGAATACATGGAGGTGGCGTTCTAGTTAGTCTTTGCTACATGTTATTTTGTTAGGTATTGTAAAACCTTTGGCTGCTCCTTT
Protein-coding regions in this window:
- the CLTA gene encoding clathrin light chain A isoform X5 codes for the protein MANLELFGTQQQPTTAADNGALDGAEEDPAAAFLAQQENEIAGIENDEGYSILESGEVPAALHVLDGFVSGAVDGVINGDVYQESNGPTDSCAAISQVDRLQSEPESIHKWREEQKERLEHLDVNSRKQEAEWKEKAIKELEEWYARQDEKLQKTKASNSYWAQSGKYSLSKTNQSTTTPVRICMLLLLPFLQQAADYSPRCGKSFQRKGFGPRHSILPGV
- the CLTA gene encoding clathrin light chain A isoform X2, producing MANLELFGTQQQPTTAADNGALDGAEEDPAAAFLAQQENEIAGIENDEGYSILESGEVPAALHVLDGFVSGAVDGVINGDVYQESNGPTDSCAAISQVDRLQSEPESIHKWREEQKERLEHLDVNSRKQEAEWKEKAIKELEEWYARQDEKLQKTKASNSYWAQSGKYSLSKTNQSTTTPVRICMLLLLPFLQQAADYSPRCGKSFQRKGFGPRHSILPGRKRQLPFPSSTIL
- the CLTA gene encoding clathrin light chain A isoform X4, with the translated sequence MANLELFGTQQQPTTAADNGALDGAEEDPAAAFLAQQENEIAGIENDEGYSILESGEVPAALHVLDGFVSGAVDGVINGDVYQESNGPTDSCAAISQVDRLQSEPESIHKWREEQKERLEHLDVNSRKQEAEWKEKAIKELEEWYARQDEKLQKTKASNSYWAQSGKYSLSKTNQSTTTPVRICMLLLLPFLQQAADYSPRCGKSFQRKGFGPRHSILPGRCLMVY
- the CLTA gene encoding clathrin light chain A isoform X1, translated to MANLELFGTQQQPTTAADNGALDGAEEDPAAAFLAQQENEIAGIENDEGYSILESGEVPAALHVLDGFVSGAVDGVINGDVYQESNGPTDSCAAISQVDRLQSEPESIHKWREEQKERLEHLDVNSRKQEAEWKEKAIKELEEWYARQDEKLQKTKASNRVADEAFYKQPFADVIGYVTNINHPCYSLEQAAEEAFVNDAEDIFPGTEWERVAQLCDFNPKSSKQAKDVSRMRSVLISLKQAPLVR
- the CLTA gene encoding clathrin light chain A isoform X6 → MANLELFGTQQQPTTAADNGALDGAEEDPAAAFLAQQENEIAGIENDEGYSILESGEVPAALHVLDGFVSGAVDGVINGDVYQESNGPTDSCAAISQVDRLQSEPESIHKWREEQKERLEHLDVNSRKQEAEWKEKAIKELEEWYARQDEKLQKTKASNRAAEEAFVNDAEDIFPGTEWERVAQLCDFNPKSSKQAKDVSRMRSVLISLKQAPLVR
- the CLTA gene encoding clathrin light chain A isoform X3, with translation MANLELFGTQQQPTTAADNGALDGAEEDPAAAFLAQQENEIAGIENDEGYSILESGEVPAALHVLDGFVSGTREGTGTPSAVDGVINGDVYQESNGPTDSCAAISQVDRLQSEPESIHKWREEQKERLEHLDVNSRKQEAEWKEKAIKELEEWYARQDEKLQKTKASNRVADEAFYKQPFADVIGYVAAEEAFVNDAEDIFPGTEWERVAQLCDFNPKSSKQAKDVSRMRSVLISLKQAPLVR
- the CLTA gene encoding clathrin light chain A isoform X7; this translates as MANLELFGTQQQPTTAADNGALDGAEEDPAAAFLAQQENEIAGIENDEGYSILESGEVPAALHVLDGAVDGVINGDVYQESNGPTDSCAAISQVDRLQSEPESIHKWREEQKERLEHLDVNSRKQEAEWKEKAIKELEEWYARQDEKLQKTKASNRAAEEAFVNDAEDIFPGTEWERVAQLCDFNPKSSKQAKDVSRMRSVLISLKQAPLVR